A genomic segment from Pseudorca crassidens isolate mPseCra1 chromosome 6, mPseCra1.hap1, whole genome shotgun sequence encodes:
- the MAIP1 gene encoding m-AAA protease-interacting protein 1, mitochondrial isoform X1 has product MARAVSLLPRLLLSRPLPGSAARLWTPGSADVWPPLAGLCCFCRRRLGSGAAPFPRVSWASAAVALPARAPQRPLLSPLGLPTTLPAFPSCPRRIYSTEEQPQQRQKTKMIILGFSNPINWIRTRIYSFLIWAYFDQEFSIAEFSEGAKQAFAHVSKLLSQSKFDLLEELVAKETLRVLKEKVTSLPDNHKNALAADIDEIVYTSTGDISIYYDEKGRKFVNILMCFWYLTSANIPSETISGASVFQVKLGDQNVETKQLLSASYEFQREFTQGVKPDWTISRIEHPKLLE; this is encoded by the exons ATGGCGCGGGCCGTCAGTCTCTTACCCCGCTTGCTGCTTTCTCGGCCTCTGCCGGGCTCGGCTGCCCGACTCTGGACTCCCGGTTCGGCCGACGTGTGGCCGCCGTTGGCTGGACTTTGCTGCTTCTGCCGCCGCCGCCTCGGCTCGGGAGCGGCCCCGTTTCCTCGAGTCTCTTGGGCCTCCGCGGCCGTGGCGCTGCCTGCTCGAGCTCCTCAGCGTCCCCTGCTCAGCCCTCTGGGACTCCCCACAACCCTTCCCGCTTTCCCTTCCTGCCCTCGGCGAATCTACAGCACCGAGGAGCAGCCCCAGCAGCGCCAGAAAACCAAGATGATCATCCTGGGGTTCTCCAACCCCATCAACTGGATTCGGACTCGAATTTACTCCTTCCTTATCTGGGCCTATTTCGACCAAGAGTTCAGCATTGCAGAATTCTCAGAGGGAGCGAAGCAG gcttttgctCATGTGTCCAAGTTGCTGTCACAGAGTAAGTTTGATCTATTGGAAGAACTTGTGGCCAAAGAG ACACTACGTGTATTGAAAGAAAAGGTTACTTCACTACCTGACAACCATAAAAATGCCCTTGCTGCTGACATAGATGAAATTGTATATACATCAACAGGAGACATCTCCATTTACTACGATGAGAAAG GAAGGAAGTTTGTTAACATCCTGATGTGCTTTTGGTATCTAACCAGTGCCAACATCCCCAGTGAAACTATAAGTGGAGCCAGTGTGTTCCAGGTTAAGTTGGGGGATCAGAACGTGGAAACTAAACAACTTCTTAGTGCGAGCTATGA ATTTCAGAGGGAGTTTACACAAGGAGTAAAGCCTGACTGGACCATTTCACGGATTGAACACCCAAAGTTATTAGAATAA
- the MAIP1 gene encoding m-AAA protease-interacting protein 1, mitochondrial isoform X3, with amino-acid sequence MARAVSLLPRLLLSRPLPGSAARLWTPGSADVWPPLAGLCCFCRRRLGSGAAPFPRVSWASAAVALPARAPQRPLLSPLGLPTTLPAFPSCPRRIYSTEEQPQQRQKTKMIILGFSNPINWIRTRIYSFLIWAYFDQEFSIAEFSEGAKQAFAHVSKLLSQSKFDLLEELVAKETLRVLKEKVTSLPDNHKNALAADIDEIVYTSTGDISIYYDEKDFRGSLHKE; translated from the exons ATGGCGCGGGCCGTCAGTCTCTTACCCCGCTTGCTGCTTTCTCGGCCTCTGCCGGGCTCGGCTGCCCGACTCTGGACTCCCGGTTCGGCCGACGTGTGGCCGCCGTTGGCTGGACTTTGCTGCTTCTGCCGCCGCCGCCTCGGCTCGGGAGCGGCCCCGTTTCCTCGAGTCTCTTGGGCCTCCGCGGCCGTGGCGCTGCCTGCTCGAGCTCCTCAGCGTCCCCTGCTCAGCCCTCTGGGACTCCCCACAACCCTTCCCGCTTTCCCTTCCTGCCCTCGGCGAATCTACAGCACCGAGGAGCAGCCCCAGCAGCGCCAGAAAACCAAGATGATCATCCTGGGGTTCTCCAACCCCATCAACTGGATTCGGACTCGAATTTACTCCTTCCTTATCTGGGCCTATTTCGACCAAGAGTTCAGCATTGCAGAATTCTCAGAGGGAGCGAAGCAG gcttttgctCATGTGTCCAAGTTGCTGTCACAGAGTAAGTTTGATCTATTGGAAGAACTTGTGGCCAAAGAG ACACTACGTGTATTGAAAGAAAAGGTTACTTCACTACCTGACAACCATAAAAATGCCCTTGCTGCTGACATAGATGAAATTGTATATACATCAACAGGAGACATCTCCATTTACTACGATGAGAAAG ATTTCAGAGGGAGTTTACACAAGGAGTAA
- the MAIP1 gene encoding m-AAA protease-interacting protein 1, mitochondrial isoform X2 — translation MARAVSLLPRLLLSRPLPGSAARLWTPGSADVWPPLAGLCCFCRRRLGSGAAPFPRVSWASAAVALPARAPQRPLLSPLGLPTTLPAFPSCPRRIYSTEEQPQQRQKTKMIILGFSNPINWIRTRIYSFLIWAYFDQEFSIAEFSEGAKQAFAHVSKLLSQSKFDLLEELVAKETLRVLKEKVTSLPDNHKNALAADIDEIVYTSTGDISIYYDEKGRKFVNILMCFWYLTSANIPSETISGASVFQVKLGDQNVETKQLLSASYESRAAHKHCYFQDWS, via the exons ATGGCGCGGGCCGTCAGTCTCTTACCCCGCTTGCTGCTTTCTCGGCCTCTGCCGGGCTCGGCTGCCCGACTCTGGACTCCCGGTTCGGCCGACGTGTGGCCGCCGTTGGCTGGACTTTGCTGCTTCTGCCGCCGCCGCCTCGGCTCGGGAGCGGCCCCGTTTCCTCGAGTCTCTTGGGCCTCCGCGGCCGTGGCGCTGCCTGCTCGAGCTCCTCAGCGTCCCCTGCTCAGCCCTCTGGGACTCCCCACAACCCTTCCCGCTTTCCCTTCCTGCCCTCGGCGAATCTACAGCACCGAGGAGCAGCCCCAGCAGCGCCAGAAAACCAAGATGATCATCCTGGGGTTCTCCAACCCCATCAACTGGATTCGGACTCGAATTTACTCCTTCCTTATCTGGGCCTATTTCGACCAAGAGTTCAGCATTGCAGAATTCTCAGAGGGAGCGAAGCAG gcttttgctCATGTGTCCAAGTTGCTGTCACAGAGTAAGTTTGATCTATTGGAAGAACTTGTGGCCAAAGAG ACACTACGTGTATTGAAAGAAAAGGTTACTTCACTACCTGACAACCATAAAAATGCCCTTGCTGCTGACATAGATGAAATTGTATATACATCAACAGGAGACATCTCCATTTACTACGATGAGAAAG GAAGGAAGTTTGTTAACATCCTGATGTGCTTTTGGTATCTAACCAGTGCCAACATCCCCAGTGAAACTATAAGTGGAGCCAGTGTGTTCCAGGTTAAGTTGGGGGATCAGAACGTGGAAACTAAACAACTTCTTAGTGCGAGCTATGA ATCACGGGCAGCTCATAAACACTGCTATTTTCAAGATTGGTCTTAA
- the TYW5 gene encoding tRNA wybutosine-synthesizing protein 5 isoform X1 codes for MAEQCFPVPRLEGVSQEQFMEHLYPQRKPLVLEGIDLGTCTSKWTVDYLSQIGGRKEVKIHVAAVAQMDFISKNFVYRTLPFGKLVQRAAEEKHKEFFISEDEKYYLRSLGEDPRKDVADIRKQFPLLEGDIKFPKFFKEEQFFSSVFRISSPGLQLWTHYDVMDNLLIQVTGKKRVVLFSPRDAQYLYLSGTKSEVLNVDNPDLAKYPLFSKARRYECSLKAGDVLFIPALWFHNVISEEFGVGVNVFWKHLPSECYDKTDTYGNKDPTAASRAAQILDRALKTLAELPEEYRDFYARRMVLHIQDKAYSKNFE; via the exons ATGGCCGAGCAGTGCTTCCCGGTACCCCGGCTCGAGGGCGTTTCGCAGGAGCAGTTCATGGAGCACCTGTATCCGCAG AGAAAACCTCTAGTGTTGGAAGGAATTGATTTGGGGACATGTACAAGCAAATGGACAGTGGATTACCTAAGCCAAattggagggaggaaagaggtgAAGATTCATGTTGCTGCAGTTGCCCAGATGGACTTCATTAGTAAGAACTTTGTGTATAG aACTTTACCTTTTGGCAAGTTGGTTCAGAGGGCAGCTGAAGAAAAGCATAAGGAATTCTTTATTTCAGAG GATGAGAAGTACTACCTACGATCACTTGGAGAAGACCCTAGAAAG GATGTTGCAGATATCAGAAAGCAGTTTCCTTTATTGGAAGGAGATATTAAGTTTCCAAAATTCTTCAAAGAAGAGCAGTTCTTTTCCAGTGTTTTTCGAATTAGCTCACCAGGGTTACAACTTTGGACCCACTATGAT GTAATGGATAACTTATTAATACAAGTGACAGGAAAAAAGCGTGTTGTACTATTCAGTCCTCGAGATGcccaatatttatatttatcag GTACTAAATCAGAAGTACTGAATGTAGATAACCCAGACTTAGCTAAATATCCACTGTTTTCCAAGGCTAGACGGTATGAATGTTCCCTTAAAGCTGGAGATGTATTATTCATTCCTG CTTTATGGTTCCATAATGTAATATCTGAAGAGTTTGGAGTGGGAGTGAATGTCTTTTGGAAGCATCTTCCATCTGAATGCTATGATAAAACGGATACCTATGGAAACAAAGATCCTACAGCAGCATCAAGAGCTGCACAAATTTTGGACAGAGCCTTAAAAACCCTGGCTGAATTACCAGAGGAATACAGGGACTTCTATGCACGGCGAATGGTCTTGCACATTCAAGACAAAGCCTATAGCAAAAACTTTGAATAA
- the TYW5 gene encoding tRNA wybutosine-synthesizing protein 5 isoform X2, which translates to MDFISKNFVYRTLPFGKLVQRAAEEKHKEFFISEDEKYYLRSLGEDPRKDVADIRKQFPLLEGDIKFPKFFKEEQFFSSVFRISSPGLQLWTHYDVMDNLLIQVTGKKRVVLFSPRDAQYLYLSGTKSEVLNVDNPDLAKYPLFSKARRYECSLKAGDVLFIPALWFHNVISEEFGVGVNVFWKHLPSECYDKTDTYGNKDPTAASRAAQILDRALKTLAELPEEYRDFYARRMVLHIQDKAYSKNFE; encoded by the exons ATGGACTTCATTAGTAAGAACTTTGTGTATAG aACTTTACCTTTTGGCAAGTTGGTTCAGAGGGCAGCTGAAGAAAAGCATAAGGAATTCTTTATTTCAGAG GATGAGAAGTACTACCTACGATCACTTGGAGAAGACCCTAGAAAG GATGTTGCAGATATCAGAAAGCAGTTTCCTTTATTGGAAGGAGATATTAAGTTTCCAAAATTCTTCAAAGAAGAGCAGTTCTTTTCCAGTGTTTTTCGAATTAGCTCACCAGGGTTACAACTTTGGACCCACTATGAT GTAATGGATAACTTATTAATACAAGTGACAGGAAAAAAGCGTGTTGTACTATTCAGTCCTCGAGATGcccaatatttatatttatcag GTACTAAATCAGAAGTACTGAATGTAGATAACCCAGACTTAGCTAAATATCCACTGTTTTCCAAGGCTAGACGGTATGAATGTTCCCTTAAAGCTGGAGATGTATTATTCATTCCTG CTTTATGGTTCCATAATGTAATATCTGAAGAGTTTGGAGTGGGAGTGAATGTCTTTTGGAAGCATCTTCCATCTGAATGCTATGATAAAACGGATACCTATGGAAACAAAGATCCTACAGCAGCATCAAGAGCTGCACAAATTTTGGACAGAGCCTTAAAAACCCTGGCTGAATTACCAGAGGAATACAGGGACTTCTATGCACGGCGAATGGTCTTGCACATTCAAGACAAAGCCTATAGCAAAAACTTTGAATAA
- the TYW5 gene encoding tRNA wybutosine-synthesizing protein 5 isoform X3 produces MDNLLIQVTGKKRVVLFSPRDAQYLYLSGTKSEVLNVDNPDLAKYPLFSKARRYECSLKAGDVLFIPALWFHNVISEEFGVGVNVFWKHLPSECYDKTDTYGNKDPTAASRAAQILDRALKTLAELPEEYRDFYARRMVLHIQDKAYSKNFE; encoded by the exons ATGGATAACTTATTAATACAAGTGACAGGAAAAAAGCGTGTTGTACTATTCAGTCCTCGAGATGcccaatatttatatttatcag GTACTAAATCAGAAGTACTGAATGTAGATAACCCAGACTTAGCTAAATATCCACTGTTTTCCAAGGCTAGACGGTATGAATGTTCCCTTAAAGCTGGAGATGTATTATTCATTCCTG CTTTATGGTTCCATAATGTAATATCTGAAGAGTTTGGAGTGGGAGTGAATGTCTTTTGGAAGCATCTTCCATCTGAATGCTATGATAAAACGGATACCTATGGAAACAAAGATCCTACAGCAGCATCAAGAGCTGCACAAATTTTGGACAGAGCCTTAAAAACCCTGGCTGAATTACCAGAGGAATACAGGGACTTCTATGCACGGCGAATGGTCTTGCACATTCAAGACAAAGCCTATAGCAAAAACTTTGAATAA